A window of Corythoichthys intestinalis isolate RoL2023-P3 chromosome 14, ASM3026506v1, whole genome shotgun sequence contains these coding sequences:
- the LOC130929534 gene encoding 5'-AMP-activated protein kinase subunit gamma-2-like isoform X4, which produces MLEKLELDDDAAEPENDIYMRFMKSHKCYDIVPTSSKLVVFDTALQVKKAFFALVANGVRAAPLWDTEKQSFVGMLTITDFIIILHRYYKSPMVQIYELEEHKLETWREVYLQATFKPLVNISPEASLFDAVYTLIKNKIHRLPVIDPVTGNALYILTHKRILKFLQLFMCEMPKPAFMKQTLGELGIGTYQDIAFIHPCTPIIKALNIFVERRVSALPVVDESGKVVDIYSKFDVINLAAEKTYNNLDITVTQALKHRSQYFEGVMKCHKMETMETIVDRIVKAEVHRLVVVDERSSIEGIVSLSDILQALVLSPADSCKEENLTE; this is translated from the exons ATGCTGGAGAAACTTGAACTAGACGACGACG CTGCCGAGCCAGAGAATGATATTTACATGCGCTTTATGAAATCACACAAGTGCTACGACATTGTGCCAACCAGCTCCAAGCTGGTCGTGTTCGACACCGCTCTTCAA GTTAAGAAAGCCTTCTTTGCCTTGGTTGCCAATGGTGTGCGAGCAGCTCCACTGTGGGACACAGAGAAGCAAAGCTTTGTAG GCATGCTGACAATCACAGACTTCATCATCATCCTTCACAGATACTACAAGTCACCAATG GTGCAAATATATGAGCTGGAAGAACATAAGCTTGAGACGTGGAGAG AGGTTTACCTTCAAGCAACATTCAAGCCCCTTGTCAACATATCACCTGAAGCAAG CCTTTTCGACGCCGTGTACACTCTCATCAAAAACAAAATTCACCGCCTGCCTGTCATCGACCCGGTCACCGGGAATGCACTTTATATTCTCACGCACAAGAGGATCCTCAAGTTCCTCCAGCTCTTT ATGTGTGAGATGCCAAAGCCAGCTTTCATGAAGCAAACCTTGGGGGAGTTGGGCATTGGCACGTACCAGGACATTGCCTTCATCCACCCCTGCACGCCTATCATCAAAGCCCTCAACATCTTTGTGGAGAGGAGAGTGTCTGCTTTGCCTGTGGTCGATGAGTCAG GCAAAGTTGTGGACATTTACTCCAAGTTTGACGTCATC AACCTGGCAGCCGAGAAGACTTACAACAACCTGGACATCACGGTTACCCAAGCCCTCAAGCATCGCTCCCAGTACTTCGAAGGAGTCATGAAGTGCCATAAAATGGAAACAATGGAAACTATTGTGGACAGAATTGTCAAAGCAGAA GTACATCGCTTGGTGGTGGTGGACGAGCGTTCCAGCATCGAGGGCATCGTCTCGCTGTCGGACATCCTCCAGGCGCTGGTGCTCAGTCCGGCAG ACAGCTGCAAGGAGGAGAACCTGACCGAGTGA